The Schistocerca nitens isolate TAMUIC-IGC-003100 chromosome 8, iqSchNite1.1, whole genome shotgun sequence genome includes the window TTTCAGAAACAACCTACTAAACAGTCTGAATTATACATCAAATAAAGAAACATTGCCTGTTTTTATTCATTCTCTAATTTGGGGGGGAGCAGAGtacaaatattctattactttaTGTCTCAATAATTATTACATTACCTCACCATGAGATgagtagagtgtttcagggagtgcATTTCTTGTGTGAAgttgcaagactcttcatctgaaAAGCAGCATCCTAAAATGAGAGAGAAATGAGGATGTATactgaggtaacgaaagtcatggggtagcgatatgcacatacacatttGGCAGTAGTAttatgtacacaagatataaaagggcagtgcatgggcGGAGCTGTCATTCATACTCGTGTGATTCATGTGACATatagcacattccatttcggaaatcattagggaactcaatattctgagatacactgtctcaagagtgtgctgataatatcaaatttcaggtattacctctcaccacggacaatgcagtggccaacgtcgttcacttaatgactgagagcagcagcatttctgtagagttgtcagtgctaacagagaagaaaCTCTgtgtgaagtaactgcagaaaccAAAGTGGGACATATGATGAACACATCTGTTAGGGTATTGTGATGTTATTTAGCATCAGTGGGCTagggcagcagatgactgatgcaaatgcctttgctaatagcatgacatcccctgcagcacctctcctggtctTGTGACCCTGTCAGTGGCACCCTGGACAGCTGGAAAACCATGGGCagttcagatgagtcccaatttcagtttgtaagagctgatggtcagGTTTGCGTCTGATGCAGACCCAATTTGACAACAAGGTTCTgggtaagctggtggtggctccataatggtgtgggctgcatttacatggttggtcctctgatccaactcaACCAATCATTGATGGAGTTTGGCTACTTGAAGATGATTTTCAGCCACTCGTGGAATTTTTTCCCAAATAGCTACAGGGAAACTGGTATTTTACATTTTCGTGTGATCCGGatttaataaacataaaattgaGGATAATGCAGAATTGAGGAAAATGTTAATACCACCAAAATATGAGCAAAAATATATGTAATAAGCATACATGATTAAAAATCGTAATCCTCTCCAATACATTGTATAAAATCTGtatgagagaaaaaaattaaatttacaatacCATGTTTATATAATAATGTGTGGTAATGAATTTAATCAGTTCTTAAAAAGTCACAGGTAGAAACtcatcaaaaaatttaaatttgtgtctgGGTACAAGGTAACAGAGATTTTTCGtttgtgctcacccagaaaaaatcaaaaattgatgaacatgctAAATTAAACCAAAAACTGTGAAGTGCAACGaaaggcatcggaatctaatgtgTGGGCGTGTGTGTTCCTTCTGTAGCCAATGGCAGCACAGCGTACTCTGCTGATGTGAACACAGTGACCTCTAGTGTATTGCTTGTAAACTGCCATCGCAATGCATTGAACACCACTGAGGACTACAACAAAGATGCAAATGCCATCCCACAACTGTTCACTCCCACATATAGCAAATGGAGCAGCCTACGTTGGCTGCAGTCAGTAGTGGCACAATATGTTCCACATTCTGTCAACAGCAGGTTGGTAGTGAACAGCATAAATGTTGGGTACTATTTGTCAAAGAACGAAAGTTTACACATTTGGTGGGTtctatttaaataaaagaatttcTGACATCTtgagttgtcgggtgttctgccggatatcagcgtcgtacttgcatgatatttcggtcatgtagctcgtaaccttcatcaggtgcaacctgagactgctcctcgagtggacctggtccagtatttatgcctatggccttccccctccaccaacggctgcaggcgcttcctctgtggtccgcgcccattccctgcgacctgctggagtgtTGCTGCtcccttttccgtccgctgcggttctaggtgttacctctgcggtccgcgcccaccaaacccgctcctgggggtttcatctactgtctggggtaccaagcgttccccctgcggttcgcgcccgctcaccacgacctgttggagcattgctgctccgtttttcgtccgctgcgactctggatgttccctctgcggtccgcgcccaccagtcctacttctgggtgttccatcttcggtctggtgtgcctggcagtccgtcaggggctcgttttccatctccatgtctctggttcttctgtttgtgtagtgttgcagctggcccccttgctcctttaacaattccagagccggatcccaggctctgcttagctggtaccctgtgtcacggttcataagatcgtcagccattttaatttctatcgattctcttataacactgtcccaaaatctgggtgtttgtgctagaatcttggtatcctcatacttcatggcatgatctagttctagacagtgttcagcaatggctgacttagtcacctgtcttaatctagtgtgcctctgatgttccttgcacctgatctccacagttcttgtcgtctggccaatgtaggacatgccacattgacaaggtatattgtaaatccctggttttcgtaaccccaggtcgtctttgacactccccagcagtcccccgatcttcttggatggacagaaaacacacttgatattgtttacggaggatcctactgattctggcagaaatagagccagcatagggcagatatgccaccgtctttgcttcatcttggtcttcttcaggaacctgtggtatagtggctggttggagtgccctctcaatttgtctgtccgtgtatccattcttggagaaaactgttttgagatgttctatctctataggtagattctcttggtctgacagggcacgtgctctgtggaccaaagtcttcagaaccccattcttctgtgcagggaggtgacagctgctggcctgcagatataaatcagtgtgtgttggttttcggtacacactgtggccaattgatccatctgctttcctctggactagtacatccagaaatggcagctggccattcttctccagttccatggtgaacttgatattagggtggcatgagttaagatgttcaagaaactcattgagcctgtccatcccatgtggccagatcacggtgtcatccacatacctaaagaagcatgtgggtttaaatgtggctgtctccaatgtcctctcctcaaaactctccataaacatgttgacaaccacaggggacagtgggctgctcataactacaccttcagtttgctcgtaatattggtttctgtacaggaaatacgtggatgtcagtgtatgactgaacaggtccaacagagcaccgtcaaatttctctgcaatcagttctagtgagtccttcagtgggaccctggtgaacagcgataccacatcaaaactaaccatgatgtccgaatctgtgatgtgcagttgcttgaggcgttgcaggaaatcttctgagttgcggatgtggtgaatacatttccccacatatggagacaggagacctttcaagtacttggctgttgtgtacataggtgccccaatattactgacaattggacgtaggggcacgccctccttgtgtattttaggcagaccatacagtctaggtggcactggcactttttcccgtagttgtctgatgatcttatcgggcatccctgtttccttcaagagagcactagtcttcttggccaccttgtccgtggggtcaaactccagaattctgtatgcagggtcctacatctacatctacatctacattcatactccgcaagccacccaacggtgtgtggcggagggcaccttatgtgccactgtcattacctccctttcctgttccagtcgcgtatggttcgagggaagaacgactgtctgaaagcctccgtgcgcgctctaatctctctaattttacattcgtgatctcctcgggaggtataagtagggggaagcaatatactcgatacctcatccagaaacgcaccctctcgaaacctggcgagcaagctacaccgcgatgcagagcgcctctcttgcagagtctgccacttgagtttattaaacatctccgtaacgctatcacggttaccaaataaccctgtgacaaaacgcgccgctcttctttggatcttctctatctcctccgtcaacccgatctggtacggatcccacactgatgagcaatactcaagtataggtcgaacgagtgttttgtaagccacctcctttgttgctggactacattttctaagcactctcccaatgaatctcaacctggtacccgccttaccaacaattaattttatatgatcattccacttcaaatcgttccgcacgcatactcccagatattttacagaagtaactgctaccagtgtttgttccgctatcatataatcatacaataaaggatccttctttctatgtatttgcaatacattacatttgtctatgttaagggacagttgccactccctgcaccaagtgcctatccgctgcagatcttcctgcattttgctacaattttctaatgctgcaatttctctctatactacagcatcattcgcgaaaagccgcatggaacttctgacactatctactaggtcatttatatatattgtgaaaagcaatggtcccataacactcccctgtggcacgccagaggttaccttaacgtctgtagacgtctctccattgataacaacatgctgtgttctgtttgctaaaaactcttcaatccagccacacagctggtctgatattccgtaggctcttactttgtttatcaggcgacagtgcggaactgtttcgaacgccttccggaagtcaagaaaaatagcctttatctaatattttctgggtctcatgaacaaataacgcgagttgggtctcacacgatcgctgtttccagaatccatgttgattcctacatagtagattctgggtttccaaaaacgacatgatactcaagcaaaaaacatgttctaaaattctacagaagttggcgtactttctcatcataatccacccgctgcaagatgacagtggagtttcctttgtctgctggcagtaccacaatgctgttgtcttcccggagtttcttgagtgcaagcctctcctcggttgtgatgttcgatttcggcggcctggccttggtgagggccctgcaggtctctcggcagacttcctctgccacattaggtggaagtgtggctgcaacttgctctactgcactgacgaaacctgcaatgggtacgtttctaggggttgtagcaaagttgagacccttgctgagtacctttaaggttgtatcatcaagaattactGTAAATGTGATGCAATGAGATGGACTTTGGCAGAAAGGAATCAATCTGGACCCAGAAATTTTCAGCAGCTACTAGCTAAAGTGTCTTTTTTAGTTCTGTAGAATAAGTTATGAGgtacagtaatttttattttatgcactgTATATGACTAAAATAAAGTAgcaaggaaaaatataaaatatcacagcagctaagtggttaAACTATAAGCAAAAATGCAGGCATCTGCTTAATGACAAATTTGTCACCATTGCTATTATTGTTTAACACTTTTCTTATGAGGCGTGCACTTCATATGCTCACCACACTTCATATGCTCCACCCTGTCaaagtgttattttaggcttgaAGAGAGAAACAGAGAAGTGAAAAAATGTGTTTACTTCCCCAATTTACTTTAAAGCTTATTAGAAGTTGGCTTGGTGAATTTCTGTACACAGcgtaaaatgtaaatttaaaagaaaactcgGGCACTACAGTTTTTCTTCATGCCGTCTGTCACTGCTGCCAACCTTTACGATATACAGTGTGTGGCGCAAAGTATAtacacgagtagtgtatgtagttgttgcaGCTGTATCGTATCAGATTTGCAAATGAAAGTCTTTAAAAACCCTTATTCTATTTCTGTGTGACATCTCTGTCATAGCACATGATCtgcatgaaaagtatattttcagcactaaACAAAATGCTTTCACCCTACCTGCACTCTCGTCATTGAAGGGCCACTCCCCCTCTCCACACATCTAGCAGGCAAGCCCATtttacaagtgttagtgttttgttGTGGCTGTGCTGGCTGTCAAGTGACATAACAAGTCATCAGCCAATAAGAGCTCCTCACTAACTGGAAATGGCTGATATTTCCTTGATTCTGACCAAGCATACATTTTGAGACtcattgtttgaatttaaaagattGATGATAGAtaattgttgctgaatacagtacatcgAAAACACATGTAAAAAGACAAGACCAAGTTGTAAATGGCACAAGAATATCTGGCCTCTGGGCCCCTTAATCACATATTGGGTCAGTCCTGAGCACTTTCCATCAGCTGTCCTGTTTTTCCCTTGCTGCCGTAACatagcagtagttgtatcataagTTGTGTTGATAACGCCAATggcagattatgtcagcatttcctcgGCCATGTCTCCCCTCTCAGCATCGGTCTAAAATATTCCCTTACCTTTGCCGACACTCATGATGCAAACCGTCTTGTCCTTCGTGCCacttacgagagtaatcccaaaagtaaggtatactttttttataagtacatagacctgtttatttctataatgttttacatcagtttacagcttgaacatttagctatttttcgacataattaccatttctgtcaatgcatttttgtatacactgtggcagttttgtatgcccatgtcataccagctcgccgccatgttgtttagaaagttatgaacctcttctcacTCCTCATcattggagctgaatcgctgggaccacaattaacactgacaggtactgtgagactctgaaaaaactccaacggcaattcagaaccggagaagaggaatgttgagcaagggcgtacacattctccatgacaacgctcacacACACATTGCttggcaaactgttgctctcctgcaacagtttcagtggaacataatcaccgagtcaccctatagtcctgacttggcgtacagtgactatcacctgttctctaggttaaaagaacatttggccagaaagctattcagctccgacaacgggatgaaagaagaggttcataactttctgaacagcattgcGGTgatctggtatgacatgggcatacaaaaactaccacagcatttacaaaaatgcatcaacagaaatgatgttatgtcgaaaaatagctaagtgttcaagctgtaaactgatgtaaaccattgtagaaataaacaggtccatgtacttataaagaaataggagaccttacttttgggattaccctcgtataactcaatcagtcacatcaaatgtcaataggcaGAAAATGGGATGAAGTCAAGCAAGACGTCGAGCGAGAATTTAGAATCGGGGTAAAACTTACTAGGAAGAAACATCAAATtagggaatttttagcattgatctaatgggtttttcacaggggctacAAATTTTATGgcatagaattgcgaaaaatgtacAATCAGATAAAGTAAAACTGAAGTTCCACTGTATGccccacaattgttcacaattagtttgaagaacattctggacaatttgagcaaatgatttggccatccagatagcCAGATGTGAATCCCATGGAacctttatgggacataactgagatgtcagtttgtccacaaaatcctccactggcaacactttcgcaactatggacagctatagaggatgTGTGGCTTAGCTCTTCTGCAGGGGCCTTTCagtgagttgttgagtccatgccatgttgagatGCTGCAGTGCACTGGGCagaaggaggtctgacatgatattagtaggtatcccatgacttttgtcacctctgtgtgtaATTCCTTGTTGACATGTATCTCATGCAGACATAAGTACCACTAAGACAGTTCAGTCACAGCATCTTTACTGTAGCAGTTAATTCTTTCATATTGATTTCAACACCAGTTTCCCACAAAACACTGTACAAACAATAAAGAATGCAAGTATTTGCACAATGTTTTGCTCAACCACAGCTCATAGTCAAGCTTTCACCATATTGTTTGAAGACCTCCGCAGCCTCACTTAGGCCACTACGGGTAGATGTGACAAGGCATAGTGGCATATGATTACCAGAATACAATTGCTGTGTTATGGCCACTTGGCATAACATTTGAAAACCCCTGTTTACCATAACACTGTGGGCTATTGTACAGCAGGAAATTTTCTATAGTGCAAAAACtgtaacatgttgaagaggcttaAGGAGGTAACCAAATTTATCATGTTATGAAGAAGAAGTCATCTTTGCAAGCTGTatttgaagagacagagaaaatatatgagaatattgaacaggtaatgcagtatgtaagaaagatcaaaatgtaatagtcatgggggactggaatgtggttgtaggggaaggagtagaagaaagggtcatgggagaatattggcttggtactaggtatgagagaggagaaagactgtttgagttctgtaataaatttcagctagtaatagcaaatactctgttcaagaatgaaaATAAGAAGAGGCATACTTGGTAAAGGCAAGGAGATAgtgtaagatttcagttagattacatcatgatcaggggttccgaaatcagacactgggtcgtatggcgtacccaggagcagatatagacttaggtcacaatgtagtagtgatgaagaattggCTGAAGTTTTAgaaatcagtcaggaagaatcaatattcaaagaagtgggatacagaagctctaaggaatgaagagagacaCTTGGGAGTTTTCTAGGGCTATAGATGCTGCAATAAGGaattgctcagtaggcagtacaattgaagaggaatgaacatctctaaaaagggcaatcacagaagttgaaaagataaGCATAGGTACAACGAAAGTAACTGCAAAGataccatgggtgacagaagaaatacagtacttcagttgatcaatggaagaaggaaatacaaaaatgttcagggaaattcaggaatacagaaatcgaGTAattgaggaatgaaattaataggaagtgcagggaagctaaggtgaaatggatgcatgaaacgtgaagaaattgaaaaagaagtgattgccagaaggactgagtcagcatatagggaagtcaaaatAACCTTAGAATTTAggagcaaggttggtaacattaagagtgaaattagaagcaaggttggcaacattaagagtgcaatgagaattccactttaaatgcagaggagagagcagatagatggaaagagtacattgaaggtgtcTACGAAGGGAAGgtttgtctgttgtgatagaagaagaaataggagtcgacttagaagagatagtaAATCCAgcatttgaatcagaatttaaccctacactgcctgaatttatttTTAGTTATCAAATTgtggtaaaaaaataattttagtaattttgagcggaaaaaattaattataactttTAAGATTccttaaattttcatttattattgcatTATGGGTACAAAACGAAAAATGTGCAGAAACACTACATCATGCAGGGAGACTAATGTTTGATATTGTACAAAAATGCTACATCATGCAGTGTGACATGAAATGGGTTAGATTAACACCATTTAACAAACTGTACAATCAATATTTCATAGCTTCTAAGATGTAATTCAGCACAGTATAGAAAAATAGTCATATTTTTGCAAAACTGTCAGTCACcatcaaatatttaaaaataaacattgtaaAAAATGACCCTTATTCAATGTGATAAATTTTGAAGCAATCAATGTTCTTCTTCATACACAGAGCTATTCCACACTTTTCACACTGGACTACTGTAAATGTCTTGCAGCTGACACGCTTACAATGTTGACACTTTTGGCCAATGACCAACACCATCTCTCCGTACATCAATTGTTAGCTGAGCTGCAACAGGAGACCTTTTCACTTCATTCTGAGGACTGGAAGTTGGTCTGCCTCGCTTTCATTGTGTTCCTCCTACTTTGTAGAGACTTCTCCTAATGTCCATCCGAAATTCAGACAATTTTAGTGTTTTTAAACCAGTGTTTTGCTTTGCAACACACTTGTAGAGAATCCATGCACTGGTGGTTGCAACATCTATTAGATGATAAAATAGTCTAAAGTACCTTTTTTTGCTCCTCATTACAGTTTTGTAGCGACCAAGCAGACTGTCATGAAGGTACACACCCCACATGTGTTTGTTATATTCCTGTATCACATAAGGAACATTTATCACTTCCCTCTGTTTCTTCTTGCGATTGTACCTTTCGGCTGCGCACCTCGGTAGCTCCCCTGCATATGTTGAAAGTAATGTTACACCTTTAATGTCTTTCCATACTACAGAAGATACATCTGTTCAACTTATGTTTGTCACATACTCCACAGATGTTCCCCTTGACTCCTTTTGCAAATCATCATCAGTTGGTACAGTCTGGAATTCTGTTTCTCCTAACAGTTCCCAGAAACAAAATTCCTTGAGAAGCCAAGAATGTCATTAGATGTAAGGATGTGTAGTAGTTGTCAAAGTACGACGTATGACCCACGTGCTTTAGAATAGATCGTGTTAATCTGACAACCACATTGCTACTGGCACCCAAATCCGGTTCATCTTGCAAGCGATGTGCTGGAAGATTTTCCTGTCCAGTATAGATTTCAAAATCATAAGTGAAGCCAGATATACCACACAACATGAAAATTTTGTAGCCCCATTTGTGTGGCTTATCAGGCATGTATTGCTTTAGATGGTGCCTTGATTTTGTTGCACACATCTGCTCATCTACTGCAAGATTCTCTTCTAGTGGTATTGTGGAAAGCTGCTCCTTTAGTGACTCTATGACTGGGCAAATTTTGTGCAGCTTATCACAATTTGGCTGATCATGAGGAATTTCCTTGCTATTGTCATTGAAATGCAAAAACTGCCTCAATTTCTCAAATTCATTCACTGACATTGTGTCGCATTTCACAGATAACCCCACAGCTGGGTTCCAAAACAGCCTAGTGTTTCTTGATGACATAACTGATGATAAGATAAAGATTCCTATGAGTTTTGAAAGATCTTTAGAATTCGTATTATAAGGCTTTGTTGGATCTTTTTCAACACTGTATAATATTGTTTGTTCTGCAATGTGATTCAGTAAACCgtatgtaaacatatatttgaaGAATTGAAATGGTGTTTCCAAAGCATAAACTTCATCTGGTAGATGGAGGTTTCTCTTGAATATTTTTTTAACAACTGGAAAATCAAAACTACGCAGCTTCCATGTTACATGATCTCTCCTCAGCTTTTTCCTTGATGACTCAGATTTATCATTCAGATTAGGCATATGAGGCAAGGAATCTGGTGCTGGGACTGTGGAGACATGTGAAGTTTCATTATTACAGTTGTCAGATTCAGAGTCTGTTGGACAATACTCCTCAATATTGTTAACTATTGTGTCTATGTTTACAGTTGGGGCAGCAATTGAGTCATCAGATGAGATATCATCTTCACTTCCAGAAGGCATCTCAAGAATGGTAAGAATATCATCCTCCTCTAACTCTCTTTTCTGACCTTTGTCGTCAATGAATAATACGTCCATACCtctcaaataaaaataattaacatcCATTACTACTTCCATTAGCAATAAAAACTTTTATTTAGATTCAAATAGCGATTTTCTGTGTAACAAACAACTACAAATAAATGAATCTGGCAATTATTGTACACAGTAAAAAATACCTTTGTTGCATGTTGTAGCAAAAACGCTACACTTATATTTTGACATATTTTCCACACTAGAACCAAAAGAAAACACAGTTCAACATTGATACCTATAATTCCATACCTTTTCTGTAGAAAAATGATTTTTGAAGACTTCAAAATTCCGTATTGGCTTCGTAAATGAAGACACTAATTCAATATCAGTAGACAGTCGCCATTACAGATCACAGAATACATTTGTCAAAGATACAACAGACAATAAAACAGAGATTTAAGAGAGTTAAGAAACAGCAATGTTACACATAAGCTCACAGAAGTCAACAAGACACTCTGACACAGGCACTGTTGTCATCTGTTAGAATTCTGCAGATTTACAAGCAAATAACTTACATGTGTTAAAACAGCCTTGGAAGACTTgatatcaaataagacagaagggatagataacattccatcagaatttctaaaatcattgggagacgtggcaacaaaacaactgttcatgttggtgtgtagattgtTTGAGTTGGGCGATAcatcatctgactttcagaaaaatatcatccacacaattccaaagacagcaagagctgacaagtgcaagaattatcacacaatcagcttaacagctcatgcatccaatttgctgacaagaatggtATTCAgaagaatgaataagaaaattgaggatgtgttagatgaagatcagtttggctttaggaaaggtaaagatagcagagaggcaattctgatgttgtggttggTAAAGGAAGGatgacgttcatagaatttgtcgacctggaaaaagcatttgaaagctcaaatggtgcaagatgtttgacattctgaagaaaataggggaagacgagtaatatacaaaatatacaagagccaagagggaataataagagtggaagaccaagaatgaagtcttTGAATTAAAAactgtgtaaggcagggatgtagtttttcacccccactgttcaatctgtacatcgaagaagtgacgagggaaataaaagaaaggtttaggagaggAATTAAATTCAAGCTGAAATGATACCAATGATATGatttggtgatgacattgctatcctcatgaaagtgaagaagaattacatgatttcctgaatggaatgaacagtgtaataagtacagaatatggattgagagtaaatttaagacagacgaaagtaatgtgaagtggcagaaacgagaacagcaagaaacttaacatcaagattgctggtcatgaagtagatgaagttaaggaattctgttatctgggcagcaaaacaaccaatgacagacggagcaagcaggacatcaaaaacagactagcattgacaaaaagagcactcctggccaagagaagtctactagtatcaaacacaggccttaattttaggaaaaaatttctgagaatgcatgtttgGGGCACAGTGTTgtgcagtagtgaaacatggactgtggaaaaactggaacagaagagaatcgaagcatttgagatgtggtgcaacagacaaatgttgaaaattaagtggactgttaaggtaaggaatgaggagcttctgcgaagaattggagaggaaagcaatatatggaaaacactgacaagaagaagggacaggatgacagggcatcgattaagacatcagggaataacttccatggtaccagagg containing:
- the LOC126199525 gene encoding piggyBac transposable element-derived protein 3-like, whose amino-acid sequence is MDVLFIDDKGQKRELEEDDILTILEMPSGSEDDISSDDSIAAPTVNIDTIVNNIEEYCPTDSESDNCNNETSHVSTVPAPDSLPHMPNLNDKSESSRKKLRRDHVTWKLRSFDFPVVKKIFKRNLHLPDEVYALETPFQFFKYMFTYGLLNHIAEQTILYSVEKDPTKPYNTNSKDLSKLIGIFILSSVMSSRNTRLFWNPAVGLSVKCDTMSVNEFEKLRQFLHFNDNSKEIPHDQPNCDKLHKICPVIESLKEQLSTIPLEENLAVDEQMCATKSRHHLKQYMPDKPHKWGYKIFMLCGISGFTYDFEIYTGQENLPAHRLQDEPDLGASSNVVVRLTRSILKHVGHTSYFDNYYTSLHLMTFLASQGILFLGTVRRNRIPDCTN